One Georgenia wutianyii DNA segment encodes these proteins:
- a CDS encoding DNA repair helicase XPB, with the protein MPDGPLIVQSDKTLLLEVDHPRARDARRAIAPFAELERAPEHIHTYRLTPLGLWNARAAGHDAEQVVSALIDYSRYPVPHSLLVDVAETMDRYGRLTLLAHPAHGLVLETTDVPVLEEVLRSKRITGLVGERLDERTVVVHSSERGQIKQALVKLGWPAEDLAGYVDGEAHPIALDTGDWSLRPYQEEAVDGFWHGGSGVVVLPCGAGKTLVGAGAMARSGTTTLILVTNTVSARQWRHELLRRTTLTEDEIGEYSGARKEVRPVTIATYQVLTTRRKGVYPHLELLDARDWGLILYDEVHLLPAPIFRMTADLQARRRLGLTATLVREDGREDEVFSLIGPKRYDAPWKDIEAQGYIAPAKCTEVRLTLPQHDRMVYATAEADERYRLAATAGGKERVVEDLVRRHPGEQVLVIGQYLDQLEDLAGRLDAPLITGATTVNQREVLFDRFRAGELPVLVVSKVANFSIDLPEASVAVQVSGSFGSRQEEAQRLGRLLRPKADGKTAHFYTVVTRDTVDQEFAAHRQRFLAEQGYSYRIVDAEELESLDR; encoded by the coding sequence ATGCCCGACGGCCCGCTCATCGTCCAGTCCGACAAGACCCTGCTCCTCGAGGTCGACCACCCGCGCGCCCGGGACGCCCGCCGCGCGATCGCCCCGTTCGCCGAGCTCGAGCGCGCCCCGGAGCACATCCACACCTACCGCCTCACCCCGCTCGGCCTGTGGAACGCGCGTGCCGCGGGCCACGACGCCGAGCAGGTGGTCAGCGCGCTCATCGACTACTCGCGCTACCCGGTCCCCCACTCCCTCCTCGTCGACGTCGCCGAGACGATGGACCGCTACGGGCGCCTCACCCTCCTCGCCCACCCCGCGCACGGGCTGGTCCTGGAGACGACCGACGTCCCCGTCCTCGAGGAGGTGCTGCGCTCCAAGCGCATCACCGGCCTGGTCGGCGAGCGGCTCGACGAGCGCACCGTCGTCGTCCACTCCAGCGAGCGCGGCCAGATCAAGCAGGCGCTGGTCAAGCTCGGCTGGCCGGCCGAGGACCTCGCCGGCTACGTCGACGGCGAGGCCCACCCGATCGCGCTCGACACCGGCGACTGGTCGTTGCGCCCCTACCAGGAGGAGGCCGTCGACGGGTTCTGGCACGGCGGCTCCGGCGTCGTCGTCCTCCCCTGCGGTGCGGGCAAGACGCTCGTCGGCGCCGGGGCGATGGCCCGCTCGGGCACGACGACGCTCATCCTCGTGACCAACACCGTCTCCGCCCGCCAGTGGCGTCACGAGCTGCTGCGCCGCACCACCCTCACCGAGGACGAGATCGGGGAGTACTCCGGCGCCCGCAAGGAGGTGCGCCCGGTGACGATCGCGACCTACCAGGTGCTAACCACCCGGCGGAAGGGTGTCTACCCGCACCTGGAGCTGCTCGACGCCCGCGACTGGGGCCTCATCCTCTACGACGAGGTCCACCTCCTGCCCGCCCCGATCTTCCGCATGACGGCCGACCTGCAGGCCCGTCGCCGCCTCGGCCTCACCGCCACGCTCGTGCGCGAGGACGGCCGGGAGGACGAGGTGTTCTCCCTCATCGGGCCCAAGCGGTACGACGCCCCGTGGAAGGACATCGAGGCCCAGGGCTACATCGCCCCGGCCAAGTGCACCGAGGTGCGCCTGACCCTGCCGCAGCACGACCGCATGGTCTACGCCACCGCCGAGGCCGACGAGCGCTACCGCCTCGCCGCGACCGCCGGCGGCAAGGAGCGCGTGGTCGAGGACCTCGTGCGCCGCCACCCCGGGGAGCAGGTGCTCGTCATCGGGCAGTACCTCGACCAGCTCGAGGACCTGGCGGGCCGGCTCGACGCCCCGCTCATCACCGGCGCGACGACGGTCAACCAGCGCGAGGTCCTCTTCGACCGGTTCCGCGCCGGGGAGCTGCCCGTCCTCGTCGTGTCGAAGGTCGCGAACTTCTCCATCGACCTGCCCGAGGCGTCGGTCGCGGTCCAGGTGTCCGGGTCGTTCGGCTCGCGGCAGGAGGAGGCTCAGCGCCTCGGGCGCCTGCTGCGGCCCAAGGCCGACGGCAAGACGGCGCACTTCTACACGGTGGTCACCCGCGACACGGTCGACCAGGAGTTCGCCGCGCACCGCCAGCGGTTCCTCGCCGAGCAGGGCTACTCCTACCGGATCGTCGACGCCGAGGAGCTCGAGTCGCTCGACCGCTGA
- a CDS encoding potassium channel family protein, with translation MSGPAELSAGRHRVRPWTLLRPLLTGVVLLAVYYALPLERGGAPVVLVVGLVVLGALLVWQLRAVVISPSPRLRAVEALATSIPLYVLLFAGAYTAMSAREPGAFTEPVDRTDALYFTVATLATVGFGDIAAVSQPARVVVTVQMVTGLVLLGLVIQVFLGAVRISLRHAAGGPGAPPGDDGEAPRPPG, from the coding sequence ATGAGTGGACCTGCCGAGCTCTCCGCCGGACGCCACCGGGTGCGTCCCTGGACGCTGCTGCGTCCGCTGCTGACCGGGGTGGTGCTGCTGGCGGTCTACTACGCGCTCCCGCTGGAGCGGGGCGGTGCTCCGGTCGTGCTCGTCGTCGGGCTCGTGGTCCTGGGCGCGCTGCTGGTGTGGCAGCTGCGGGCGGTGGTCATCTCCCCCTCCCCGCGGCTGCGCGCGGTGGAGGCGCTGGCGACCTCGATCCCGCTGTACGTCCTCCTCTTCGCCGGTGCCTACACGGCCATGTCGGCCCGTGAGCCCGGTGCCTTCACCGAGCCGGTCGACCGCACCGACGCCCTGTACTTCACCGTCGCCACGCTCGCGACGGTCGGCTTCGGTGACATCGCCGCGGTCTCGCAGCCGGCGCGCGTCGTCGTCACCGTCCAGATGGTCACCGGCCTCGTCCTCCTCGGCCTGGTGATCCAGGTCTTCCTCGGCGCGGTGAGGATCAGCCTGCGTCACGCCGCGGGCGGACCTGGGGCACCACCCGGCGACGACGGCGAAGCGCCGCGGCCGCCGGGCTAG
- a CDS encoding helicase-associated domain-containing protein, whose translation MSTARLADVVAALAGLSDDGLVTLLRDRPDLPVPPPAHLTALAARAVSRPSVERALAGLDRHTLDVAESVCALAALGPVTPQAVAKALGTPKRQVTDAWATLTRLLLVVDGLPVAALLETLGPYPARLGPPLAALTGTHEPVTTAERLAQVMADAPPAAQRVLDALVAGPPVGVTSGEPGTRWLLDHGVLQRLGASQVVLPLETGLAARGGRTHLTTQPVPPAVAAPTRPAAVVAAESTRAAEEAVRLVGLVVREWSLEPVPALRSGGLGVRELRRLAAELDLAPERAATVVELAAAAGLVVPDDDGERTVFVPTAAAADWSEDELADRWAVLATAWTGSTRMPWLVGTRDDRGTLRAALGPGLERGWVARLRRRVLAALAELPAGTAPGAADVHALLRWRAPRATPPEASVAAVLAEAELLGLTGAGALSTAGRAVAAGEEPADVAAALAADLPEPVGEILLQGDLTAVVPGRPTRELAELLGHVADVESRGAALTVRFTAESVRRALDEGLAADALLADLASASRTPLPQALEYLVRDSARRHGRLRVGGAGSYLRTPDEATTRALLTDPQLATLGLRELAPTVLVSPASPGELLETLRRSGAAPVLEGPAGAVSLGSRAGARRSVRAATLVRRAGEVQVQGPDDAALTALVGRMRQGQTRAEQRDDLPATDPVHTVAALREAASAGSQVRVEVIGASGRPERRRVRPLSVEGGRVRMLDLDREAELVVAVHRINAVGAIDG comes from the coding sequence GTGAGCACCGCGCGCCTCGCCGACGTCGTCGCCGCCCTCGCCGGGCTCAGCGACGACGGGCTCGTCACGCTCCTGCGCGACCGGCCCGACCTGCCCGTCCCGCCCCCCGCCCACCTCACGGCGCTGGCCGCCCGCGCCGTGTCCCGGCCGTCCGTCGAGCGGGCGCTGGCCGGGCTGGACCGCCACACCCTCGACGTCGCGGAGTCGGTGTGCGCCCTCGCCGCGCTCGGGCCGGTGACCCCGCAGGCGGTGGCGAAGGCGCTGGGCACGCCGAAGCGGCAGGTCACCGACGCGTGGGCGACGCTCACCCGGCTGCTGCTCGTCGTCGACGGGCTGCCCGTCGCGGCGCTGCTGGAGACGCTCGGCCCCTACCCGGCCCGCCTCGGGCCGCCCCTGGCCGCCCTCACCGGCACCCACGAGCCGGTGACCACCGCCGAGCGGCTGGCGCAGGTCATGGCCGACGCGCCGCCCGCCGCGCAGCGGGTGCTCGACGCGCTCGTCGCCGGGCCGCCGGTGGGCGTGACGAGCGGGGAGCCGGGCACCCGGTGGCTGCTCGACCACGGCGTGCTCCAGCGGCTCGGCGCGAGCCAGGTCGTCCTGCCGCTGGAGACCGGGCTCGCCGCCCGCGGCGGACGCACGCACCTCACGACCCAGCCCGTGCCACCGGCCGTCGCGGCACCGACCCGGCCCGCCGCCGTCGTCGCCGCGGAGTCGACGCGCGCCGCGGAGGAAGCCGTGCGGCTCGTCGGGCTCGTCGTGCGCGAGTGGTCCCTCGAACCGGTGCCCGCGCTGCGCAGCGGCGGCCTCGGGGTGCGCGAGCTGCGCCGGCTCGCGGCCGAGCTCGACCTCGCGCCCGAGCGGGCCGCGACCGTCGTCGAGCTCGCCGCGGCGGCCGGACTGGTCGTGCCCGACGACGACGGCGAGCGCACCGTGTTCGTCCCCACCGCCGCGGCCGCGGACTGGAGCGAGGACGAGCTGGCCGACCGGTGGGCGGTGCTCGCGACCGCGTGGACAGGCTCGACACGCATGCCGTGGCTCGTGGGCACGCGCGACGACCGCGGGACGCTGCGCGCGGCGCTCGGCCCGGGCCTGGAGCGCGGCTGGGTGGCCCGGCTGCGGCGCCGGGTGCTCGCCGCGCTCGCGGAGCTGCCCGCCGGGACCGCACCGGGCGCGGCGGACGTCCACGCCCTCCTGCGCTGGCGCGCCCCGCGCGCCACGCCCCCGGAGGCGAGCGTGGCGGCGGTGCTCGCCGAGGCGGAGCTGCTCGGTCTCACCGGCGCCGGGGCGCTGTCCACGGCCGGCCGCGCCGTGGCCGCAGGGGAGGAGCCGGCCGACGTCGCAGCGGCACTCGCTGCGGACCTGCCCGAGCCGGTGGGCGAGATCCTCCTCCAGGGCGACCTCACCGCCGTCGTGCCGGGACGCCCCACCCGCGAGCTGGCCGAGCTGCTCGGGCACGTCGCGGACGTGGAGAGCCGGGGTGCGGCGCTCACCGTGCGGTTCACGGCGGAGTCGGTACGGCGGGCGCTGGACGAAGGGCTGGCGGCCGACGCGCTGCTCGCCGACCTGGCCAGCGCCTCCCGCACACCGCTGCCGCAGGCGCTGGAGTACCTCGTGCGCGACTCCGCGCGGCGTCACGGGCGCCTGCGGGTGGGCGGGGCGGGCAGCTACCTGCGCACGCCCGACGAGGCGACCACCCGCGCGCTGCTCACCGACCCGCAGCTCGCGACGCTCGGGCTGCGTGAGCTCGCCCCCACCGTGCTCGTCAGCCCCGCCTCACCGGGTGAGCTCCTCGAGACGCTGCGGCGCAGCGGTGCCGCGCCGGTGCTCGAGGGGCCCGCCGGCGCGGTGTCGCTCGGCTCGCGGGCGGGCGCCCGGCGGTCGGTGCGGGCGGCCACGCTCGTGCGCCGCGCCGGGGAGGTCCAGGTCCAGGGGCCCGACGACGCCGCCCTCACCGCGCTCGTCGGCCGGATGCGCCAGGGCCAGACCCGCGCCGAGCAGCGCGACGACCTGCCCGCCACCGACCCTGTCCACACCGTCGCCGCGCTGCGGGAGGCCGCGAGCGCCGGCAGTCAGGTGCGCGTCGAGGTCATCGGCGCGAGCGGCCGGCCCGAGCGGCGCCGGGTGCGCCCGCTGAGCGTCGAGGGCGGCCGGGTGCGGATGCTCGACCTCGACCGCGAGGCCGAGCTCGTCGTCGCCGTCCACCGGATCAACGCCGTCGGGGCGATCGACGGCTAG
- a CDS encoding SseB family protein produces MTQQPPDTLQQQVLGQLARWVVTGLPVEPGWDELHLYLRPLRDAVSFRLVEVRGQERGARLGRLTPDQAPHALARRLQDLGVDGGSGTWVEAALTLAATGWPTPTYTVTGRFNRDADPAPWREGDAPLDATDLVHHLTRYPRRAEAVPAWMSERVAAAGLDLPPYREDTAAEAAPPASTPGERRRVEAIDVVVDRDGPTLPDGTRPGRRRLRLGGSLGLHDVLETVGVPLPFVDDHGTWIVRAGESRTDGPVIAVVEQGAGASTGAVPSVRVHLVTDAQPADLADDDGRLPLYYCSAPGELQVVLDSARLGEVTLPPRPVTPPDNEPVRAAVAEFAAEPGPKRMLDVLRQVLGGRLVVDATGSELPSPGAPSPELRLATLTAPDGSRALGVFTSNAALVEFRRTAGGPGTVTGIAQHGTRLLEMFHGSSELTWFIVDPAGPSCAIGHKEAELALAAPSAVAVKDLLARDHTTQELLAALSEPDATLFIAHAEIEGRTGPVLVRDRSDGRPLMLAFTSPVEVTAYNQKVGVRRLPVGAVFELVLANRAKALVLNPGGPRAVLPSAQVWHALGNPDLPPVTEPAPGTPDDAPGGP; encoded by the coding sequence ATGACGCAGCAGCCACCGGACACCCTGCAGCAGCAGGTGCTGGGCCAGCTCGCCCGCTGGGTGGTCACCGGTCTGCCGGTGGAGCCCGGCTGGGACGAGCTGCACCTCTACCTGCGCCCGCTGCGCGACGCGGTGTCCTTCCGCCTCGTCGAGGTGCGCGGGCAGGAGCGCGGCGCCCGGCTCGGGCGCCTCACCCCCGACCAGGCACCCCACGCCCTCGCCCGCCGGCTGCAGGACCTCGGCGTCGACGGCGGCAGCGGCACGTGGGTCGAGGCGGCCCTCACGCTGGCCGCCACCGGCTGGCCGACGCCGACCTACACGGTGACCGGCCGGTTCAACCGCGACGCCGACCCCGCGCCGTGGCGCGAGGGCGACGCGCCCCTCGACGCGACCGACCTCGTCCACCACCTCACCCGCTACCCCCGCCGCGCCGAGGCGGTGCCGGCGTGGATGTCCGAGCGGGTCGCCGCCGCCGGGCTGGACCTGCCGCCCTACCGCGAGGACACCGCCGCCGAGGCGGCACCGCCCGCGAGCACCCCCGGGGAGCGGCGCCGGGTCGAGGCGATCGACGTCGTCGTCGACCGGGACGGTCCGACGCTGCCCGACGGCACCCGCCCCGGCCGCCGGAGGCTGCGGCTGGGCGGCTCGCTCGGCCTGCACGACGTCCTCGAGACCGTCGGCGTCCCGCTCCCGTTCGTCGACGACCACGGGACGTGGATCGTGCGCGCCGGGGAGAGCCGCACCGACGGGCCGGTGATCGCCGTCGTCGAGCAGGGAGCGGGCGCCTCGACGGGCGCGGTGCCCTCCGTGCGGGTCCACCTCGTCACCGACGCCCAGCCCGCCGACCTCGCCGACGACGACGGCCGCCTGCCCCTGTACTACTGCTCCGCGCCCGGTGAGCTGCAGGTCGTCCTCGACAGCGCCCGCCTGGGCGAGGTCACGCTGCCGCCGCGGCCGGTGACCCCGCCGGACAACGAGCCGGTGCGCGCCGCCGTCGCGGAGTTCGCCGCGGAGCCCGGCCCCAAGCGGATGCTCGACGTCCTGCGCCAAGTGCTCGGCGGACGCCTCGTCGTCGACGCGACCGGCTCCGAGCTGCCCTCCCCCGGCGCCCCGAGCCCCGAGCTGCGTCTGGCCACGCTCACCGCGCCGGACGGCAGCCGGGCGCTGGGCGTCTTCACGAGCAACGCCGCGCTCGTCGAGTTCCGCCGCACCGCGGGCGGCCCGGGGACCGTCACCGGCATCGCGCAGCACGGCACCCGGCTGCTGGAGATGTTCCACGGCTCGTCCGAGCTCACCTGGTTCATCGTCGACCCGGCCGGCCCCTCGTGCGCCATCGGGCACAAGGAGGCCGAGCTCGCGCTGGCGGCGCCGAGCGCCGTCGCGGTCAAGGACCTCCTCGCCCGTGACCACACGACCCAGGAGCTGCTCGCCGCGCTGAGCGAGCCCGACGCCACGCTGTTCATCGCCCACGCCGAGATCGAGGGACGCACCGGCCCGGTGCTCGTGCGCGACCGCTCCGACGGCCGCCCGCTCATGCTCGCCTTCACCTCCCCGGTGGAGGTCACGGCCTACAACCAGAAGGTCGGGGTCCGCCGGCTGCCGGTCGGGGCGGTGTTCGAGCTCGTGCTCGCCAACCGGGCCAAGGCGCTGGTCCTCAACCCCGGCGGGCCGCGCGCGGTGCTGCCCTCCGCGCAGGTGTGGCACGCGCTCGGCAACCCGGACCTGCCGCCCGTGACGGAGCCCGCGCCCGGCACCCCCGACGACGCTCCGGGCGGTCCGTGA
- a CDS encoding cold-shock protein: MPTGKVKWFDQDRGFGFITADDGDQVFLHASALPADNPNPKPGTKVEFGVADGRKGPSALSVRLLEPPPSVVRAQRRPAEDMVPIVEDLIRELDRASADLRRGRYPDGTRGTKLAQVLRVLADQFDA, from the coding sequence GTGCCTACCGGCAAGGTCAAGTGGTTCGATCAGGACCGCGGATTCGGCTTCATCACCGCGGACGACGGTGACCAGGTGTTCCTCCACGCCTCGGCGCTGCCCGCCGACAACCCCAACCCGAAGCCCGGGACCAAGGTGGAGTTCGGTGTCGCCGACGGCAGGAAGGGCCCTTCGGCGCTCTCCGTGAGGCTGCTCGAGCCGCCGCCGTCGGTCGTGCGCGCCCAGCGCCGTCCGGCCGAGGACATGGTCCCGATCGTCGAGGACCTCATCCGTGAGCTCGACCGTGCCTCCGCCGACCTGCGCCGTGGTCGCTACCCCGACGGGACGCGCGGGACCAAGCTCGCGCAGGTCCTGCGGGTGCTCGCCGACCAGTTCGACGCCTGA
- a CDS encoding DUF3027 domain-containing protein gives MTAAVLVPRPTPPTKESVLAAAGDVAREAVVEDVGADQVGEHVGYVFEGPRLLTHVFESLKPGYRGWYWAVTVARPPRARRATVVEVNHLAGEDSVLAPRWVPWSQRLRPSDVGPTDELPYNGEDDRLEAGYEATGEDADVLGHDVAYEVGLGRERVLSPEGRRQAATRWYDGERGPNAPSARAADAPCSTCAFFLPLAGSLRQVFGVCANEWSPDDGGVVSLDHGCGAHSETGERKRPSVWNPSEPVIDELDLEVVSLGQASSGDPQAGPDQP, from the coding sequence GTGACAGCTGCCGTCCTCGTGCCCCGCCCAACCCCGCCCACCAAGGAATCGGTGCTTGCCGCGGCTGGTGACGTCGCGCGCGAGGCCGTCGTCGAGGACGTCGGGGCCGACCAGGTAGGTGAGCACGTCGGCTACGTGTTCGAGGGCCCCCGCCTCCTCACGCACGTCTTCGAGTCGCTCAAGCCCGGCTACCGCGGCTGGTACTGGGCGGTGACCGTGGCGCGCCCGCCGCGGGCGCGCCGGGCCACCGTCGTCGAGGTCAACCACCTGGCCGGTGAGGACTCCGTCCTGGCCCCCCGGTGGGTGCCGTGGTCCCAGCGCCTGCGTCCGAGCGACGTCGGCCCCACCGACGAGCTGCCGTACAACGGCGAGGACGACCGGCTCGAGGCGGGCTACGAGGCGACCGGTGAGGACGCCGACGTCCTCGGCCACGACGTCGCCTACGAGGTCGGGCTCGGGCGCGAACGCGTGCTGTCCCCCGAAGGACGCCGCCAGGCCGCCACCCGCTGGTACGACGGGGAGCGGGGCCCGAACGCGCCCAGCGCGCGCGCCGCCGACGCCCCCTGCTCGACGTGCGCCTTCTTCCTCCCGCTCGCCGGCTCGCTGCGCCAGGTCTTCGGCGTGTGCGCCAACGAGTGGTCGCCCGACGACGGCGGGGTCGTCAGCCTCGACCACGGCTGCGGTGCGCACTCCGAGACGGGCGAGCGCAAGCGGCCGAGCGTGTGGAACCCGTCCGAGCCGGTCATCGACGAGCTCGACCTCGAGGTCGTCTCCCTCGGCCAGGCCTCCTCCGGCGACCCGCAGGCCGGTCCGGACCAGCCGTGA